In the Telopea speciosissima isolate NSW1024214 ecotype Mountain lineage chromosome 6, Tspe_v1, whole genome shotgun sequence genome, ATCTAAAACAACCAACAATAATGATTTATAAACAAAGAGAGCAGAAGAAAGAATAGAAGGCAGCCGAAAAACTGCACTACTGATTGGAGAGAATTGTGTTAATCTCCTATTGGTACTAGTATACTGAAGATGTGTGGTAGTTACAACTCTGCCCTACTACTTAATGTACCCACGCATATGACCTAATAAGAAAGGGTATGACAAGTATACCCGGAAGTTTCGTTCCTCCCATAAACGATGAATAGATGAGCAAAGTGCTGATCTTTCAATAATCCCAATGGATTCTGCATCTCCAAATTCATTTCTGACCAATAAcgcttcatcttcaagattccaAATCTACCTCCTACTCTGGATACAAAGCTGAATAATATCCCCCCAAATACATGAAGTAAATTAGCATTCAAAAACAGATGATCTCTGCTTTCAAAACCTGCCCAACAGAATACACAAAAGGGAGTAACTCCAACATGCCTTCTAATGAGCTGATACTTTGTTGGTAAAGCATTTACAATCCCCCTCCAGGTAGTAAAGGACTGACTGAAGGTATCCCATGTCCCAGTCCTAGTTCCGTTTTTCCTCTTTTTGGATCATTCACCAGTCATTTGTCTGTCTGCATCACCAAAAAGAATGTGATAATTTGGATAATTTCATAGTAGTTGGATTGACTTTGGGAATCAGAACTTCCTTAGTGATCAAAATGGTTTTCTCCCCGTAATGTGTTGGATTGACTTTGGGAATTAGAACTTCCCTAGTGATCAAAATGATTTTCTCCCCACCGCAATGTGCACAATATGTGAAGATAGGCATGTTTCTTTTGATAGTGATGTCTGATTGACCattgttttcctctttttattctcAACCACACTACAGTTccttatatttttgtttaatgcTTCTAGTTGTACAAAGTTCAGAATGCACCTGAtccttttcttccatttttatttttttcattgttgCTTTATCTATTGTTCCACATGGATGAGCAGAATGTCTATACATAAGGggattttcttataaataatttataaccttaCTTTCCCCCCGAGGAGGTTATGGGTATAAATTGGTTTTTGAACCCACAACTTCATCTCTTCTGTGCTATATATACTACTTTAGAAGTGGGCTTGAGTCCATATATTGGAGACCTTAGGTGGCCTATTGGTTCTGTTTggactatgcatgtctttttaTGAGCTGGAGGTTGTGTCTGTGATCTGCAAATAAGTTGAGCCATTAAAAACATAGTTTGAATTTTGTAATTCAGCAGACCatggaccatagttgtcaaggcatcgcctaggcgtctAGGCTCCTTGGTCGATTTGTTGGTATCTAAGcctcctccaatgccttgggttccTTAGACGCCGTAACAACTATCCCATGGACTCAACTGAGTTAGCCCTTGGTTATTGTTTCTTGGTCACAATAAATTCTGCTCCACCTCAACTTTGCCGATTCAATCAGAAATCTTCGCAGACTAGGCTGGGACCTGGTAACCTGAGCCCCATGTCCGCACAGCCCATTCAAAAGCAGTCTAAGTCAGGCCCTGGCATTCTTCACAAAAATGCTGAGAACTTAAACATTATACCTTGTGTGTCATCCTCTATGCATCAATTTCAATGTTGGGCCTTCAATTGATGGGCCAAATCATGGGTTGGGACTATGTTTATTGTCAAGTAGGTAACAAGGATATGGAGACATGTACTAATATCCAGCACAGATATGGGGTGTCCAACATGGCTCTTGATGTCAAAATTACATAGACTGATAAAGAACACCGCAGTTTCTGTGGTTATCTGGCACggaaataattttaaaaaaatgaggagTCCTTGTTAAATTGATTGTCCAATTGAGCTCCATCCATTTATTGATTGTGTCCTCCATGATTACTTGCTCTATTCACCAAACCTGTTGTGAACCTTAACCTTCAAAGACTTCTTATCTGTTTATATTCATTTGCACTAATAATTGTTCTTGTGGTAGATTTCACAAATGCGTTCTTGTGCTTTAGCCTGTTATCCTTTATTTTGAGTCTTCCAAGTGACAGTCTCATGCTTTGTCATGGATCCAttctttttccttcaatttttttttttaattatttacttaGTATCAGTTTATTGATTTTGTTCTCCTCAGTAGTACTGATTCAATCAAATTGATTGTTTTCAGAGTTGGGGTCGTATTTTGTGGACGCCAATCTCCTGGAGGACATAATGTTATATGTGGACTTTATGATGCTATCAAGTTTTACAACCCCAAAAGTACCCTGATAGGATTTTGTGGTATGTATTGTTAACTCTTTGTCCAATTTCATTCTCTTTTAAACTTTACTTATATGTCCAATAGATTTTCTCCTTTGTTTGTTCTTTTCAAATGCCTCattgattttcaatttaatGGATGCATGTCCTTGGTGAAATATGaggaataaataaaagaaaataatgttCCTCAATGTTCTGTTCTATGGTTTTGGTTGATAAGTAAAATTATTTAACTAAAGTTAAAATAATCGCAAAAATTGTTAAATTTGAGGTTTTGATTGTACATTATAAACCATGTTGATATTCCAAACATTCAATGACAACAAATTACTAAATCATAGCTTCCCATGGATTCAAGAGTCGGTTAACAATTTTCTGAAACCATTTTGTTGATTTGAGAATTGAGAATTAACAAGTCACAGTTAGAAAGGTTCAAATTTGGATTTAAGATTAAAATATATGAATAAATCAAGTTAGGAATAGTAATCGTGATAATTAAATCATAAAAAGGGCGTActtagtgcacaaggctcctgccactgcgaggtctgggtagggtcataatgtacgcagccttacccctgctttagtagagaggctgtttccagatcttcataatgtacgcagccttaaatCATATAATGCATTATTCTTTTTTGTCAAATATTTCTGCTATAACTCAAATTTGTTCAAGGGGCTGGTTCAATTTGATGCTGTAAAGTTTTTAAACACTTAAGTATTAGATCCTTGTGATCTTCTCCCTACATTGGATAAACAAGGTTCTGGGTGGAAATTGTTTAATAGCACAAGAATTGGGAGATAAACTTTCCATCTTCCATGTTATTATTTAATCATCATTATTTAGATGTTTTATCTCCTTGTCATTCTGCATTTAATTTCTTCCAATTTTTACTCTTCTGTGTATTTAGTTTCAATCTGCAAAATTACAATATGAATATGCTGCAAAAACACtaccaacaaacaaaaaactTGGGAGCATGTTCAACGGATTTCATTCAGGTCTGTCTCCCAGTTTTACCTTTTGTGTTTGATGCTTTACCATCTTTTAAACAGGAGGTACTGAAGGCTTATTCGCACAAAAATCCATTGAAATCACAGAAGATATTGTTCTGACATATCGTAATCAGGGTATGTCTTATGCTGTTTCTGCCTTGATTTAGACTCAAATATACTCTTGTGTTAATTTAGGAAATTGAATGCTTGACAGATCCTATGCACCTAATTGTAGACTTTACTATATCTCTATCCATTTATCCATAGAGTTGCATTGATCATGACGTTAAAAATCTAAGGTGTCTCCTATACGGTCGCATGGTGGCTCAATACCTGCATATTTGCCATATAAATAGAGAATTATCGACGATTTTTAGCCTTGTAATAAATTGCTCTGTACAATGGCTGGTCATATACAAGAAAAAACAAGGGGAGTCTCAGCACAGAAGGTGGTTCCCAGTACACTTTTAAGGATGAAGGGGAAAAGAAGGCCAGATTGGCCATCCAGTCAGAACATATGTTGACCTCTTTGTATCCATGTTCCAAGTGAAACCACCACCACTGTTGAAGATTCGTTGATATCAGATAGAACATTGGATAAAGGATCCTACTTGGAGGTACTATTCTGAATTCTCTGTATTGAAGCTATTGAGTCCAGTTGAACTACCTGCCATCTAATCCCATACTGCCATGTCAATACCAGCCCATCCTGTATTGCTGTAAACTCCGCCGCAATGTTAGTATTTCTTGGGGTATTCCAAAATTCAGTTCCTGTTGTGATCCCAGACAACATCTTCTGCTCCTGCTATCCCTGTTGCCTTCTCTCATGCCATCTGAATTGATTTTTAACTATAGTTGTGTTGGCAATTGCCACAATACCAATATCGTTGCTTTCTCCCTGTTTCAACCAGAAGAAAGTGCTGCATGATATCATTGCTTTCTCCCTGTTGCAACCAGAAGAAAATGCAGCATGATATTCCAAGTAACTTCCCAACCAAGATGAATATCCTCTCAAGATTCCCCTTTAAACCATTCTTCCATGTCTTCGGTGGTAAAAATACTGTGCAGTTTTGGAGGCCCAATCAGTGTTCAAACTGCTTGGGCTTAGGTCAGTCACATATAATCCTTGTGAATAATAGGTAGAAACTTTGATTTCCTGACACAAACTCTCTTTGGGAAGTATGATTTACTATTAGATGCAATAATGCACCACACAagcactttatttttttgttccacTTGTGAGCATATTTTTCCTCCTTTCTGTGTGATAGCACAAAAACTGTTCCAGATAATTTAAAAGTTGGAAATTAGACAATATCAATTTTGGATTTCATGCTTTATGATAGTGCTTTTAGATCTGCTGATTgagatttaaaatattttgaacAAGCATGACATGTCAATGTCCTCACTTGTGAAGGTGGTTATGACATGCTGGGTAGAACAAAGGATCAGATTAGAACAAGTGAGCAAGTGAAAGCTGCAAAGGATGCTTGTGAGGCTTTGAACTTAGATGGGCTTGTCCTAATTGGTGGTAAGTGCAGTGTAGCTTGGATGATATAACCGTTCAACTGGTGGATACCATTATTCAGTCTCAGGTTTCTCATGGTTGTTGCTTTTGGTGAAGGGGTCATCACTAATACTGATGCTGCACAGCTTGCTGAAACATTTGCTGAAGAAAAATGCAAAACAAAGGTCTCAATGCACCCTTACTACATTTACATTGATGGATGACACTGAGGTGCTTTCCCTGGACAAATTCCTGAAAGCAACCCTGAGAGAAAAATTTTTGCAGCTTATGTTGGACTATTAGGTTATATATCCTCTGTAGTGAAGACAAACATTTTTTATAATCTTGTATTTATTATCAAAATTGGATTTTAAAGCTAACATTTTAAATCAGTagttttggagaagaaaaaaagttaaGATTCCTCGTTAGAAAAAAGGCTAATGTCAATAGAAATAATAGGCATTAAGTCTGGCAGATGTTATCAATCATTTGCATCATCATAACAACTATATTATTTTAGGACTCACAATTTTAATAATGTTATATTATCTCCTCATAAGCCAGAAAACTATTATATTTAAGGAGAATATTTTCCTGTGGGGGAGTGTATCGTCCATGCCCAAACATAGTGGGGGccgaaatgactgccccgccctcaatgaaaggtggaaatcctgcCCCCCTATGATGCTTCcgtgcattctcattggccctcgaATGTGCACAGGAGACATGCTTCCACAGGGAACTCTTGCCCTTTATTTAAATATAAAAGTCAGAAATAACATGTTTTGTAATTGTCACAAGCCCAAATTTAGTTACATTATCATCTGACACTTTGACCCTTTTGCCCTTAACATTGTAGAACATTTGTTTGCTTCTGATTCCACCATGAAAGGATGAAATATTTAGCTTATCTAACTTGGGAAGGAAGACTGTGGATTCAAATATGTTAAAGAGAAAAAGTTCCAGGTATTAATAGGGGAAGGAAAAGTCCGAGGCATACAAATTGGCTTGAAAATTGCAAAAAGAAAATCCTTTATAAAAAGTTAACAGATAGAAAGGCAGACTCTCACTTATAAAGGCATCTTATATCATGTACACTCATAAAAGCTTCAAAACAGCATTAGTTAATAAATACAGAGGAGTTTAAGGCTACATAGATTTGCAGAATTGAGCCACCAATCACTGGCACTAGAATGCGAAATCCTCTGTATGAAGTTGGCTAATACTATTCTTTGGCCTTATAGGTGGTTGGCGTTCCTGTTACATTGTATGGTGATCTAAAGAACCAGTTTGTTGAAGCAAATGTTGGGTTTGATACAATATGCAAGGTATGTGACAACTGTAACTCAAATTTCATGTTTGTCTTGTCTTCTAATTTGTGTTGACCTGATGATCTTAGTATTTATTCTTAGTGGAATATTCAAAGTTTCTGCATGATACTTGTGATGTGAAAAGAATAATTTTCCTTATGGAGGAttaataaattgaaaatgaacaatcTCCTAAAATAAGACACAGGCATTTTAGAAATACAGTTATGCATAGGAGAAACTTTGGGTCAGAAGGCAGTCTCTATGTAAgccataataaaaaataaatgcaacAATTGAACAGTTTTTGTCTTTGCAGTTAGTCAGCCAATTAGCCCAAAGCATAGTATATCTCTAAATTCTCGTTAGAGATTTATGATCATTATTAGGAAAATTTCTATTCTTGAGAAGTTGAGAATATGTCATCAATGGAGGAATATGG is a window encoding:
- the LOC122665580 gene encoding pyrophosphate--fructose 6-phosphate 1-phosphotransferase subunit alpha-like, which produces MGDHIGSSVSSLYNNSVQNEVVIPQMSATALLQKAAQMGSTASSGSGSLLRGFGSSSLSGPKSGKAVQVEFGDATKVADPSDAHSVKRSFPLTYGKPLIHFSKKSGGVSSTTATELKEAMRYKLHCYFLTLVVEEKVDKSNSLEYQFIDFVLLSSTDSIKLIVFRVGVVFCGRQSPGGHNVICGLYDAIKFYNPKSTLIGFCGGTEGLFAQKSIEITEDIVLTYRNQGGYDMLGRTKDQIRTSEQVKAAKDACEALNLDGLVLIGGVITNTDAAQLAETFAEEKCKTKVVGVPVTLYGDLKNQFVEANVGFDTICKVNSQLISNLCTDALSAEKVHL